aaaaaggaatattctGTAGTTGGTTTAcagcaatttaaaataaacagaCCATTAAATCGTAAATCAATTTGCCATGTTTATGTTATGAAGGTTATATTGACATTAGTATAAAAGATGGAACAGGTATTTTATGGAAcatcttttttctattattgttgaaaattttataatataataatttattatttttaggatTTGAAGGCGAAAATCGATCAGGCTTGTCGAACAGCCGAAGAATTTACAAAACTTTATTATGAAAGTTTAGATAAACGCAGATatgtaagtaattttaatactgtttaaaattgttattttatataaattaaacaacgAAATCcaaaaagttaaaagaaataaaacaaataaatttacagaatatatatcatatttattttagcttATATCAAGGTTATATTTGGATACTGCGACTTTAATATGGAATGGGAATGGTATTGAAGGCAAAGATAACATACAGAAATTTTGGACAGATTTGCCACCTTCAGATCattctatttttactttaGATGCTCAACCAATAACGGGTAAATAGATCTATATGTTGTAcaatatatgttttaaataccttcaatttttgttatccttagttataaatttatatgctTTCATAACATtgcttttctttcattatattttgaacaaaaattgctattgaatattaaatatatataaatatatttaattatggtATTAGGTCCTGAGGTGGCAGATCAATTAACATTTCTTGTAAAAGTTGGAGGGCAAGTAAAGTATGACGATAAAACATCGAAACCATTTAACCAAAGCTTCTTAATTGCAGCTATGGGAGATAAGTGGAAAATTGTAAGCGATTGTTTCCGAGTACAAGAAGcaatagaaaatgtaaattgaaatataaaataagttaatttatgtgttttcaaaattttcaaagaccTTCTTGATTcaatattcctttttatttctatcgtcgGTCTTATATCAATGTATAaagcgatattaaaattttcgtatTAATGAATCAGTACGTTGGTCGATCATTTAGGAATAACTTTACACGagaaaaaactaaaaataaatatagatataaatactTAGACATAAACATTACTATGATACATATCGTATAAAACATCGATTTCATATCCTTTGACGGTTCATCAACTTAAATATCCAATGATGAATAAGATTCCGAGAAGTTCTAAATGTAcatctttttaaatgaaatacctATCAATATATAGTTCGTAATACTTCTTAAGGTCTATAAATATTGCctataattactaaaattttgaaaaaatcacACACAACATTCCCTATTTATATTAACTGTGTTATACTTTCTATCAGTTAACATTAATGAGATTAAAAGTAattgataaaacgaaatttcataattaaatgtaacatGCAATAAGATTATAATACAACTATCTAACATATAATAGACAAGATTGTTTGTAAAGCATCATTCTTATAACaaggatagaaaattgttttaaaattattaaacacaTTTAGGCTAAAAGATCACTTAAAATGTTATGTGTGAtcctttgaaaataattatgtatttacagataatattttattgaatactTTGCCTTAATAAACTAAGAATTGatttaaattccaattaaaaatctatacaTCTAGGACT
The nucleotide sequence above comes from Bombus pyrosoma isolate SC7728 linkage group LG1, ASM1482585v1, whole genome shotgun sequence. Encoded proteins:
- the LOC122569400 gene encoding NTF2-related export protein; translated protein: MEQDLKAKIDQACRTAEEFTKLYYESLDKRRYLISRLYLDTATLIWNGNGIEGKDNIQKFWTDLPPSDHSIFTLDAQPITGPEVADQLTFLVKVGGQVKYDDKTSKPFNQSFLIAAMGDKWKIVSDCFRVQEAIENVN